The following DNA comes from Camelina sativa cultivar DH55 chromosome 14, Cs, whole genome shotgun sequence.
TTAGCACACACACACGTGCGATTGTGACGGGAACAATGGACGCATAAAGATGAGTTTTGGGTTTTGTCTTTATATCCAAACATCCCTTTATTTATTtagctgacaaaaaaaaagttataaataaacttagtttGACTAGGAAACCAAAACCATGTCATGTTTTGttttacgtttttaaaaaaaaaaatacatgatgATGAGGCccaattacaaaaatatttaaaacttaaaaaaaaaaaaaattggaagtttcATACTACTACTATAATATttggaggtttttttttcttcatcaacaaaattaaagtaCTTAAACGACCTATCGACTATCGTAATAAACCATAATTTGCCAATCTTTTTGACCAAGAAAAATAATTCTctcgagaaaaataaaaaaatctaccGTCTTATCTTAGGTAATTTCtgttgaccaagaaaaaaaaaaaaagtaatttctTCGTAACATCTGTTTTTCTTACTTGAAATTAATGGAATTGGGTTCATTAATTGTGGTGCTCTAATCAAATCAATTGTGTTGTTAATTAGTGGGTCAAATCGAGGTCTTATTAATCCATTGTGGTGCTCTAATCAAATCCAATTAAtgtacttcttcttcattttgtcTGGCACAATAACGCATATGAATGAAAAAGCACCAACAATCTTTAATCgaccacatatatatactataataaaaggcctttgacacaaaaaaaaaattaataataataataacagaattattcataaagtttttataaaagaaagaaagaaaatcgttttacattattatataacaCTGTAACGAGCTGTCGtttttagtaacaaaaacaaacggGACGCAGTTGCATAGCCAAAATAGTAAACGAGACTAAGTTCTTTTGGGGAGGATGAGGCAGAGTGCAAAACGATGGCAGCTACAACAATCTCGCCGGCGATTAGGAAGCAAATGAGCAGCGTTGCCGTCGCAATGAAGGTCGCGATTATCGGCGGCGGAagtggggttttttttttctcaatttcattaTTAGATTTTCGATTTTAGGTTTCCATTCGTGAAAATAAAGTTTTCAATATATCGGAGCAGTTTCCGGAGCCGTGTGCGCATCGACTCTGGCAAGGAATGGCGTCTCCGTCACAATCTTCGACTCGGGTCGTGGACCTGGTGGACGTATGTCTCAAAGAAGGTTCCTTTTTCCTCCCTCCTCCCTAATTATTATACTTTTGATAGCCCAGAGGGATTTTGTCTATTTTGTGGATAGTGTTGAGCTTTTTGAATCATGTGCAGAGAGATTGGAGAAGATGGGAAGGAGTTGATGTTCGATCATGGAGCTCCATTTTTCTGTGTGAGCAACTCTGATGCATTGGCTCTTGTTCACGAGTGGGAGTCCAGAGGTGTTGTTTCTGAATGGAATCAAGTTTTTGGGAGTTTCGATTGCGCATCCAACAAGTTTCTTGGCTTCCAACAGGTAGGTCTTTGAAACATCTCTCTTTCTGCTATCAAGTGTAATTTCTTGTTGCTGCCTCTGCGTTTGTAAGATACTCGATACTaggattgattgattgattgatccCCCAAGTAGTCAGTCAATAATTTATCCATCTTGGAGCTTGAggcttttcttgtttaaatgtgTCTACTATACCTAGGAAGGGAATGCAAACAAGTATGTGGGTGTTCCTGGCATGAACTCTATATCTAAGGCCTTGTGTCAAGAGTCTGGTACTTTCTATAATCTTTATGtagtagagactagagagattTAACTCAAACCTCTGAAACATCAGTCTCTGTAATCAACTCCATGATCAACATTGTGTAGGTGTTAAAAGTATGTTTGGAACTGGTATTGCCAAGCTGGAATGGTTGGAAGAAGAGATACCGTGGTTGTTGACAGATTCAAAAGGAGAAAACGTGGGTCGTTTCGATGGAGTCGTTGCGTCAGATAAAAACATTGTTTCTCCAAGATTTACTCAAGTAACCGGACTCCCACCGCCACTGGGTAAGACTTGCATGAATTCAGTTCTCCTACTGTTGCCGTTTCAGTGTTATATCACATTTATCTCTacacttttatttgttttcctaaCACAGACTTGAGTCTAGTCCCGGACTTGGCACCTAAACTACAACTTATTCCTGTTTTACCATGCTTCTCTCTTATGCTAGCTTTCAAGGAGCCATTGTCtttggtaatattttttttgcttttccagTCTGTAATTTAATCTGCTAGCCAAAGTATTTGGGTTCATCTACAAAAGTTTGCAGAAATACCAATCTAGTGAAAGCCTTAGCTAATTTCTGTCGTTTTCCGTATTCTATGATTCTTGAATCAGATACCAGTAAAAGGCTTATCTTTCAAGAATTCTGAGATTTTGAGCTGGGCTCACTGTGATAGCACTAAGCCAGGACGGTCTACTGATAGGTGTATATCACTTCacttaccaaaacaaaaagtgtaAAATCACATTTTGAGTTGATTCTTTCCAATTTTGAGAGGGAGATTGATCCGACCAAGTAGTAGTGTACAGTATACATATGAGCAGTTGCAATCACTATATATGGGGTAAGATTGCTTCAGTGTTCTAAACTCTTTCGGTTCTTATCTTGAATTTTTAGTGAAAGATGGATACTGCATTCAACTCCAGACTATGCCAATGGTGTTATTGCTAGGACCGGCCTCCAAAAGCTATCGAAtgaaacactaaacaaaatagCTGAAGAGATGTTCAAAGAGTTTCATAGTTCATGACAGTGTCTTTGCCTTGATGGTAGACTCAAATGGAACTaagatgaaatatatatatatatatatgtataacgtCTTAAGTGGTATTTTACATGAAAATCTACTGGGTACAAGAGTGAGGAAATGTTTTTACAATCAGATACGCACACATGATTTCCCCCGGAAGAATTGTTCCAATCatggatatgaatatatatagcaATAATAACTCTCGTTACACTGTCAGCAATTCCAAGCAGTGCTTGGAATACCAATGTCGGTCAAGAGGCTCTCCGAGCTACCTTCTCCATAATTCTGTGAATCTTTAGCCGCGAGGCTTCCATCGATCTTAGTGAGCTGACTTAGAAGAGCTCTGAGAACCATCTGATCAGACGAACAGAACGAGTCGAGGCCTGTGAGCGTAGCTGCTGAACCACAGGTAAACAAGGGGTTAGGGTTCTTGCAAGGAGTCTTGAGTTCGGAGACTGAGTTGGTTAGGTTTAAGGTTTGGTTCTGTGACAAATTGGAGAAGCAGGGTACGTGCTCATTGATGATGAAATGCTGATCATCACTGAGATAAGAGGAGGGTTCTACTTGGTCAAAGTTGATGTAAGGATCCAtcaaaggaggaagagatgCAGAGGCTGTCTCATCAAAACAGCTGCTCGTGGTGTCTCGGCAGATAACTCCTTCGGTATTCTTGTGGAACACTCTACACAAGACCCAGTCTTCCTGTTTCCCTCAACAACACATGGAGAACACTATATTAATTACTCTTTACTCGGAAGTGATGATCACGAAGAAATGGAATAAACTGGGGGTATACCTTTGGAGAAGTCAG
Coding sequences within:
- the LOC104743042 gene encoding NAC domain-containing protein 21/22; the protein is METEEEMKESSISMVEAQLPPGFRFHPKDDELVCDYLMRRSLHHSNHQPPLVLIQVDLNKCEPWDIPKMACVGGKDWYFYSQRDRKYATGLRTNRATATGYWKATGKDRAIQRKGKLVGMRKTLVFYQGRAPRGRKTDWVMHEFRLQGSYQPPNHSLTSPKEDWVLCRVFHKNTEGVICRDTTSSCFDETASASLPPLMDPYINFDQVEPSSYLSDDQHFIINEHVPCFSNLSQNQTLNLTNSVSELKTPCKNPNPLFTCGSAATLTGLDSFCSSDQMVLRALLSQLTKIDGSLAAKDSQNYGEGSSESLLTDIGIPSTAWNC
- the LOC104743043 gene encoding uncharacterized protein LOC104743043, which encodes MAATTISPAIRKQMSSVAVAMKVAIIGGGISGAVCASTLARNGVSVTIFDSGRGPGGRMSQRREIGEDGKELMFDHGAPFFCVSNSDALALVHEWESRGVVSEWNQVFGSFDCASNKFLGFQQEGNANKYVGVPGMNSISKALCQESGVKSMFGTGIAKLEWLEEEIPWLLTDSKGENVGRFDGVVASDKNIVSPRFTQVTGLPPPLDLSLVPDLAPKLQLIPVLPCFSLMLAFKEPLSLIPVKGLSFKNSEILSWAHCDSTKPGRSTDSERWILHSTPDYANGVIARTGLQKLSNETLNKIAEEMFKEFHSS